A genomic segment from Nocardia cyriacigeorgica GUH-2 encodes:
- a CDS encoding DUF3558 domain-containing protein, producing MARRIKMMLLAGVVVPGVVACGGSTEGAPTAEGSATSTESVALFDPCTGIPDDALSVAGVIPTTEESGLGGNHQDGWEICTWAGKKYFITVFSTGKTAQEFEEKPGNVEFRDVVVAGRSGRQFKVEGASKDLGCDVLFPAEQGVVQLRVFNRYGLDDLEDPCAVLTRVGESIVPTFPN from the coding sequence ATGGCGCGCCGAATCAAGATGATGCTGCTTGCGGGTGTTGTTGTGCCCGGGGTCGTGGCGTGTGGGGGGAGCACGGAGGGGGCGCCTACGGCGGAGGGGAGTGCGACCAGTACGGAGTCTGTCGCGCTGTTCGATCCTTGCACCGGAATCCCGGACGACGCTCTGAGCGTCGCCGGGGTTATTCCGACCACAGAGGAGAGCGGCCTCGGGGGCAACCACCAGGACGGGTGGGAGATTTGCACCTGGGCGGGGAAGAAGTACTTCATCACCGTGTTCTCCACCGGGAAAACCGCGCAGGAATTCGAAGAAAAACCTGGAAACGTCGAGTTTCGGGATGTCGTTGTCGCTGGTCGCAGTGGGCGGCAGTTCAAGGTTGAGGGGGCATCGAAAGATCTCGGCTGCGATGTGCTGTTTCCCGCTGAGCAGGGAGTCGTGCAGCTCCGAGTGTTCAATCGATATGGCCTGGATGATCTCGAAGACCCGTGCGCTGTCCTGACTCGGGTTGGAGAGTCGATCGTGCCTACGTTTCCGAACTGA
- a CDS encoding LysR family transcriptional regulator has protein sequence MARCAGYVCKNAEMNASAPGPARRPSADDLLVLLAVGRSGRYVTAANELGINHTTIARRIAALEQALGGRVLTRSAGGWELTELGRTALVAAETIETAVKFMAGPRGQRELEGVVRMSATDGFSAYLAAPAAARVRREHPRVAVEIVATTRRASQQRSGLDIEVVVGTPQVQRAKAIRLGDYCLGLYGSRDYLAERGTPASIADLHGHPLVYFIDSMLQVDDLDLASSFVPTLPESVTSTNVFVHVEATRAAAGLGLLPCFMADRHDDLVRVLPEAVAVRLSYWLVARPETLRRPEVAALVEALVQLVREQQPALLGKG, from the coding sequence ATGGCCAGATGCGCAGGGTATGTCTGCAAAAATGCAGAAATGAATGCGTCCGCTCCCGGCCCGGCCCGGCGTCCCAGCGCCGATGATCTGCTGGTTCTGCTGGCCGTCGGGCGGTCGGGACGCTACGTCACCGCGGCGAACGAGCTGGGCATCAACCACACCACCATCGCCCGCCGCATCGCCGCGCTGGAGCAGGCCCTCGGCGGGCGCGTGCTCACCCGCTCGGCCGGCGGCTGGGAGCTGACCGAACTCGGCCGTACCGCGCTGGTCGCGGCGGAGACCATCGAGACGGCCGTCAAGTTCATGGCCGGTCCGCGGGGGCAGCGCGAGCTGGAGGGCGTGGTGCGGATGTCGGCGACCGACGGTTTCAGCGCCTATCTCGCCGCGCCCGCCGCCGCCCGGGTGCGGCGCGAGCATCCGCGGGTGGCGGTCGAGATCGTGGCGACCACCCGGCGCGCCTCCCAGCAGCGGTCCGGATTGGATATCGAAGTGGTGGTGGGCACACCACAGGTGCAGCGCGCCAAGGCGATTCGGCTCGGCGACTACTGCCTCGGCCTCTACGGCTCCCGCGACTACCTGGCCGAGCGCGGAACGCCGGCGAGCATCGCCGACCTGCACGGCCATCCGCTGGTCTACTTCATCGACTCCATGCTCCAGGTGGACGATCTGGACCTGGCCTCCAGCTTCGTCCCCACCCTGCCCGAGTCGGTGACCTCCACCAACGTCTTCGTCCACGTCGAAGCCACCCGCGCCGCCGCGGGACTGGGCCTGCTGCCGTGTTTCATGGCCGACCGCCACGACGACCTGGTCCGCGTCCTGCCCGAGGCGGTGGCCGTCCGGCTGTCGTATTGGCTGGTGGCCCGGCCGGAAACGTTGCGCCGCCCGGAAGTGGCGGCGCTCGTCGAGGCGCTGGTGCAGCTGGTCCGTGAGCAGCAGCCGGCTCTGCTCGGCAAGGGTTGA
- a CDS encoding TetR/AcrR family transcriptional regulator, whose protein sequence is MTGTETGMLTRREQQKAERRRQLLDAGARLIADRGFLGMRLDDLGAAVGISGPAVYRHFPNKEALLVELLVGVSRRLFEGGEAVVADASSPGEALGKLVDFHLDFALGEPELIRIQDRDLDNVPEPARREVRRYQRRYVEIWVGVQRELHPGLAEDAARVKAHAAFGLMNSTPHSATPATAARARAILREMAIAALS, encoded by the coding sequence ATGACCGGCACGGAAACCGGCATGCTCACGCGCCGTGAACAGCAGAAAGCCGAGCGCAGGCGGCAGTTGCTCGATGCCGGCGCCCGGCTCATCGCCGACCGCGGCTTCCTCGGCATGCGCCTCGACGACCTGGGCGCGGCCGTCGGCATCAGCGGGCCCGCGGTGTACCGGCACTTCCCAAACAAGGAAGCCCTGCTGGTCGAACTGCTGGTCGGAGTCAGCCGCCGGCTGTTCGAAGGCGGTGAGGCCGTGGTCGCCGACGCTTCCTCGCCCGGCGAAGCGCTCGGCAAGCTGGTCGACTTCCACCTCGATTTCGCGCTCGGTGAGCCGGAGCTGATCCGCATCCAGGACCGCGACCTCGACAACGTCCCCGAACCCGCACGGCGCGAAGTGCGCCGGTATCAGCGCCGCTACGTCGAGATCTGGGTGGGTGTGCAGCGCGAATTGCATCCCGGACTGGCCGAGGACGCGGCGCGGGTCAAGGCCCACGCCGCATTCGGTTTGATGAACTCCACCCCGCACAGCGCGACCCCGGCGACGGCCGCCCGCGCTCGGGCGATTCTGCGGGAGATGGCGATCGCGGCTCTGAGCTGA
- a CDS encoding PPOX class F420-dependent oxidoreductase, whose amino-acid sequence MATLSDPRVREFLTEGTRTAKVAFTAGDGRPVVVPVWFIVEGEELVFNTGKTSAKGKALARDNRIAVCVDLEQQPYAFVQVQGTATLSEDLDELVRTATAIGGRYMGADRAEEFGKRNGVPGELVVRVRPHKVIAAFDMTG is encoded by the coding sequence ATGGCGACGTTGTCGGATCCGAGGGTGCGTGAGTTTCTGACCGAGGGCACGCGGACGGCCAAGGTGGCGTTCACGGCGGGCGACGGGCGGCCGGTGGTCGTGCCGGTGTGGTTCATCGTCGAGGGCGAGGAGCTGGTGTTCAACACGGGCAAAACCTCGGCCAAAGGCAAGGCGCTGGCGCGTGACAACCGGATCGCGGTGTGCGTGGATCTCGAGCAGCAGCCGTATGCGTTCGTGCAGGTCCAGGGCACCGCGACGCTGTCGGAAGACCTCGATGAGCTGGTGCGCACCGCCACCGCGATCGGCGGCCGCTACATGGGCGCCGACCGGGCCGAGGAATTCGGCAAACGTAATGGTGTGCCCGGGGAGCTGGTAGTGCGGGTGCGGCCACACAAGGTCATCGCGGCGTTCGATATGACCGGCTGA
- a CDS encoding 3-hydroxybutyrate dehydrogenase, with translation MSTLEGKRALVTGGASGIGAACARALAQRGAHVTVADIDEVGAKALAEEIGGTAWGVDLLDVGELEQLTLEVEILVNNAGIQSIDPIPEFAPQRFRTLMTLMAEAPFLLIRAALPHMYEQGFGRIVNISSVHGLRASEYKVAYVAAKHALEGISKVTALEGGRHGVTSNCVNPGYVRTPLVDKQIADQARTHGIAESEVLERILLTESAIKRLVEPEEVGALTAWLAGPDAGMVTGASYTMDGGWSAR, from the coding sequence ATGAGCACTCTCGAAGGCAAGCGCGCACTAGTGACCGGCGGGGCGAGCGGGATCGGCGCGGCCTGCGCCCGGGCGCTCGCCCAGCGCGGGGCCCACGTCACCGTCGCCGATATCGACGAAGTCGGTGCGAAGGCGCTGGCCGAGGAGATCGGCGGCACCGCGTGGGGCGTCGACCTGCTCGACGTCGGCGAACTCGAACAGCTGACGCTCGAGGTCGAGATCCTGGTGAACAATGCCGGCATCCAGAGCATCGACCCGATCCCCGAGTTCGCGCCGCAGCGGTTCCGCACCCTGATGACGCTGATGGCCGAGGCGCCGTTCCTGCTGATCCGGGCCGCGCTGCCGCACATGTACGAGCAGGGCTTCGGCCGGATCGTGAACATCTCCTCGGTGCACGGGCTGCGCGCCTCGGAGTACAAGGTGGCCTATGTGGCCGCCAAGCACGCCTTGGAGGGCATCTCGAAGGTGACCGCGCTGGAAGGTGGCAGGCACGGGGTGACGAGCAACTGCGTCAACCCGGGGTACGTGCGCACTCCCCTGGTCGACAAGCAGATCGCCGACCAGGCCCGCACCCACGGGATCGCGGAAAGTGAAGTGCTGGAACGGATTCTGCTCACCGAGAGCGCGATCAAACGGCTGGTGGAACCGGAAGAGGTGGGCGCGCTCACCGCCTGGCTGGCCGGGCCGGACGCGGGCATGGTCACCGGCGCGTCCTACACCATGGACGGGGGTTGGAGCGCCCGGTGA
- a CDS encoding MFS transporter, which yields MSVHDAAKTDDKGVPTGLRRVVAASMAGTVVEWYEFFLYGTAATLVFSKVFFAETTSDLDAILAAFVTYAVGFAARPLGGVVFGHFGDKYGRKKLLQFSLLLVGAATFLMGCLPTFGQVGYLAPTLLVILRFIQGFAVGGEWGGAVLLVAEHSPNRSRGFWASWPQAGVPAGNLLATVVLLALTSTLSDAAFLSWGWRVAFWLSAVVVLIGYYVRTKVTDAPIFVAAQQEAEKARATSFSVVEVLKRYPRGVFTAMGLRFGENIMYYLVVTFTITYLKVQVDLDTDTILWWLLIAHAIHFFAIPMVGRLSDRFGRRPVYLVGAITAGTWGFFAFPMMDSGHNAVILAAIIIGLLFHALMYAAQPAIMAEMFPTRMRYSGVSLGYQVTSIVAGSLAPIIAVRLLDTFDSSVPIAWYLAGACALTAVAVIVARETSGLDLAEIDSADAANLANEAEQSAKTVAAPAPATVTAK from the coding sequence ATGAGCGTGCACGACGCGGCGAAGACCGACGACAAGGGAGTACCGACCGGACTACGAAGAGTGGTCGCCGCGTCGATGGCGGGCACGGTGGTCGAGTGGTACGAGTTCTTCCTCTACGGCACCGCCGCCACCCTGGTGTTCAGCAAGGTGTTCTTCGCCGAGACCACCAGCGACCTCGACGCGATCCTGGCGGCATTCGTCACCTACGCGGTGGGCTTCGCGGCCCGTCCGCTCGGCGGCGTCGTCTTCGGGCACTTCGGTGACAAGTACGGACGCAAGAAGCTGCTCCAGTTCAGCCTGCTGCTGGTGGGCGCGGCGACGTTCCTGATGGGCTGTCTGCCCACCTTCGGCCAGGTCGGGTATCTGGCGCCGACGCTGCTGGTGATCCTGCGGTTCATCCAAGGCTTCGCCGTCGGCGGTGAATGGGGTGGCGCGGTGCTGCTGGTGGCCGAGCACAGCCCCAACCGCAGCCGCGGATTCTGGGCGAGCTGGCCGCAGGCCGGTGTGCCGGCGGGCAACCTGCTGGCCACGGTGGTGCTGCTGGCGCTGACCTCCACGCTGTCGGACGCGGCGTTCCTGAGCTGGGGCTGGCGAGTGGCGTTCTGGCTGTCGGCGGTGGTGGTGCTGATCGGCTACTACGTGCGCACCAAGGTCACCGACGCGCCGATCTTCGTCGCCGCGCAGCAGGAGGCCGAGAAGGCCCGCGCCACCTCGTTCAGCGTGGTGGAGGTGCTCAAGCGTTACCCGCGTGGGGTTTTCACCGCGATGGGGCTGCGCTTCGGCGAGAACATCATGTACTACCTGGTCGTCACGTTCACCATCACCTACCTGAAGGTGCAGGTCGATCTGGATACCGACACCATCCTGTGGTGGCTGCTGATCGCGCACGCTATCCACTTCTTCGCGATCCCGATGGTCGGCAGGCTCAGCGATCGGTTCGGACGGCGTCCGGTGTATCTGGTCGGCGCGATCACCGCGGGCACCTGGGGTTTCTTCGCTTTCCCGATGATGGACAGCGGGCACAACGCGGTGATCCTGGCCGCGATCATCATCGGCCTGCTGTTCCACGCGCTGATGTACGCGGCGCAGCCGGCGATCATGGCGGAGATGTTCCCGACCCGGATGCGGTACTCCGGTGTTTCCCTCGGCTACCAGGTGACCTCGATCGTCGCGGGTTCGCTGGCCCCGATCATCGCGGTGCGGCTGCTGGACACCTTCGACTCCTCGGTGCCGATCGCCTGGTACCTGGCCGGGGCCTGCGCGCTGACCGCCGTCGCGGTGATCGTGGCCCGGGAGACCAGTGGGCTGGATCTGGCCGAGATCGACTCGGCCGATGCGGCGAACCTGGCGAACGAAGCCGAGCAGTCCGCGAAGACGGTGGCCGCGCCCGCGCCCGCCACGGTGACGGCGAAATGA
- a CDS encoding carboxyl transferase domain-containing protein, with protein MTMTQDPRASAAVSDNYAAHQALVADLRARLATTALGGPEKARQRHIARGKLLPRQRVDQLLDPGSPFLELSPLAATGMYDDECPGAGVITGIGRVSERECVIVANDATVKGGTYYPLSVKKHLRAQEVALQNHLPCVYLVDSGGAYLPHQDEVFPDREHFGRIFYNQATMSAKGIAQIAAVMGSCTAGGAYVPAMSDEAVIVRDQGTIFLGGPPLVKAATGEVVTAEELGGGALHSRTSGVTDHLADDDQDALRIVRRIVSTLGPRPESPWEVRTPVEPAAPAEELYDVVPVDLRTPYDVREVITRIVDGDPGGGSGFHEFKAEYGKTLVTGFAHIHGHPVGIVANNGVLFSESAMKGAHFIELCDKRKIPLLFLQNITGFMVGRDYEAGGIAKHGAKMVTAVACARVPKLTVVIGGSYGAGNYSMCGRAYSPRFLWMWPNARISVMGGEQAASVLSTVRGDQLDSSGKPWTDEDQEAFKAPIREQYERQGNPYYSTARLWDDGVIDPADTRTVLGLALSVCAQAPLEPVSYGVFRM; from the coding sequence ATGACGATGACCCAGGACCCGCGCGCGAGCGCTGCGGTCTCCGACAACTACGCGGCGCATCAGGCGCTGGTCGCCGATCTGCGTGCCCGGCTCGCCACGACCGCGCTCGGCGGTCCGGAGAAGGCCAGGCAGCGCCATATCGCGCGCGGCAAACTGCTGCCACGTCAGCGGGTGGATCAGCTACTCGACCCGGGCAGCCCGTTCCTCGAACTGTCCCCGCTGGCCGCGACCGGCATGTACGACGACGAATGCCCCGGCGCGGGCGTCATCACCGGCATCGGCCGGGTGTCGGAGCGCGAATGCGTGATCGTCGCCAATGACGCGACGGTCAAGGGCGGCACCTACTACCCGCTCTCGGTGAAGAAGCATCTGCGCGCCCAGGAAGTCGCGTTGCAGAACCATCTGCCGTGCGTCTACCTGGTCGACTCGGGCGGGGCGTACCTGCCGCATCAGGACGAGGTGTTCCCCGATCGCGAGCACTTCGGCCGGATCTTCTACAACCAGGCCACCATGAGCGCCAAGGGCATCGCCCAGATCGCGGCGGTGATGGGTTCGTGCACCGCGGGCGGGGCGTATGTGCCCGCGATGAGCGATGAAGCGGTGATCGTGCGCGATCAGGGCACCATCTTCCTGGGCGGCCCGCCGCTGGTGAAGGCGGCCACCGGTGAGGTGGTCACCGCGGAGGAACTCGGCGGCGGCGCGCTGCATTCGCGCACCTCCGGCGTCACCGACCATCTCGCCGACGACGATCAGGACGCGCTGCGCATCGTCCGGCGCATCGTGAGCACTCTCGGCCCGCGGCCCGAAAGCCCGTGGGAGGTGCGCACTCCGGTGGAGCCCGCCGCCCCGGCCGAGGAGCTCTACGACGTGGTCCCGGTCGATCTGCGCACCCCCTACGACGTGCGCGAGGTGATCACCCGCATCGTCGACGGCGATCCCGGCGGCGGCAGCGGCTTCCACGAATTCAAGGCCGAATACGGCAAGACCCTGGTCACCGGCTTCGCCCACATCCACGGCCACCCGGTCGGCATCGTCGCCAACAATGGCGTGCTGTTCAGCGAATCCGCCATGAAGGGCGCGCATTTCATCGAACTGTGCGACAAGCGAAAGATTCCGCTGCTGTTCTTGCAGAACATCACCGGCTTCATGGTCGGCCGCGACTACGAGGCCGGCGGCATCGCCAAGCACGGCGCGAAGATGGTGACCGCAGTGGCCTGTGCGCGGGTGCCGAAGCTGACGGTCGTCATCGGCGGCTCCTACGGCGCGGGCAATTACTCCATGTGCGGCCGCGCGTATTCACCGCGGTTCCTGTGGATGTGGCCCAATGCCCGGATCTCGGTGATGGGTGGCGAGCAGGCCGCCTCGGTGCTGTCGACGGTGCGTGGCGATCAGCTCGACAGCAGCGGTAAGCCCTGGACCGACGAGGACCAGGAGGCGTTCAAGGCCCCGATCCGCGAGCAGTACGAGCGGCAGGGCAACCCCTACTACTCCACCGCGCGGCTGTGGGACGACGGCGTCATCGACCCCGCCGACACCAGAACCGTGCTCGGACTTGCCCTCTCGGTGTGTGCGCAGGCTCCGCTGGAACCTGTCTCCTACGGCGTCTTCCGGATGTGA
- a CDS encoding biotin carboxylase N-terminal domain-containing protein, with the protein MLNTNHPVGFDTVLVANRGEIAVRVIRTLRAMGIRSVAVYSDADAGARHVREADVSVRLGPAPARESYLDIAKVVDAAVRTGAQAVHPGYGFLSENAAFAAALADKDIVFLGPPAKAIEVMGDKITAKNTVSAFDVPVVPGIAEPGLDDDALIAAATEIGYPVLVKPSAGGGGKGMRLVHEPAELPAALVSARREAAAAFGDDTLFIERFVTRPRHIEVQILADQHGNVVHLGERECSLQRRHQKVIEEAPSPLLDAATRARIGAAACNTARSVDYVGAGTVEFIVSADRPDEFFFMEMNTRLQVEHPVTEMVTGVDLVECQVRVAAGQRITLAQEDIRLVGHAVEARVYAEDPGRGFLPTGGTVVDLAEPSGKGVRVDSGLRVGTVVGSDYDPMLSKVIAHGPDRAAALAALDRALGETVVLGVTTNIEFLRLLLEDPDVVAGRLDTALLDRRAVDFTPAPVPDEAFAAAAVYHWLRRWPAGPADPWDQPTGWRVGSAAPTSIRLEGGNRTEHVYLTGAPAAAELRVGDDGSPASVSAELTAPGLLTITVDDLRRDYRLAEHDGRLWVAGPFGVCSLREVAEVNVRAGEADLGDAEIRSPMPGSVIAVPVEPGAEVAAGAPVVVVEAMKMEHSLTAPSAGTVEVLVRPGDQVSLDQVLARIHAAAPAEPTDSPTAAPASDR; encoded by the coding sequence ATGCTGAATACGAATCATCCCGTCGGTTTCGACACCGTCCTGGTCGCCAATCGCGGCGAGATCGCGGTGCGCGTCATCCGCACGCTGCGCGCGATGGGCATCCGCTCGGTCGCGGTCTACAGCGATGCCGATGCCGGGGCCCGGCACGTCCGCGAGGCCGATGTGTCGGTGCGGCTGGGTCCGGCGCCGGCGCGCGAGAGCTATCTCGATATCGCCAAGGTGGTCGACGCCGCCGTGCGCACCGGCGCCCAGGCCGTGCACCCCGGTTACGGATTCCTGTCCGAGAACGCCGCGTTCGCCGCCGCGCTGGCCGACAAGGACATCGTGTTCCTCGGCCCGCCCGCCAAGGCGATCGAGGTGATGGGCGACAAGATCACCGCCAAGAACACCGTCTCGGCCTTCGACGTGCCGGTGGTGCCCGGTATCGCCGAGCCCGGACTCGATGACGACGCGCTCATCGCGGCCGCCACCGAGATCGGCTATCCGGTGCTGGTCAAGCCGTCCGCCGGTGGTGGCGGCAAGGGCATGCGGCTGGTGCACGAACCGGCCGAGCTGCCCGCCGCGCTGGTCAGCGCCCGGCGCGAGGCCGCCGCGGCGTTCGGCGACGACACCCTGTTCATCGAACGGTTCGTCACCCGGCCGCGCCATATCGAGGTGCAGATCCTGGCCGACCAGCACGGCAACGTGGTGCATCTGGGCGAACGCGAATGCAGTTTGCAGCGCAGGCACCAGAAGGTGATCGAGGAGGCGCCCTCGCCGCTGCTGGACGCGGCCACCCGGGCCAGGATCGGCGCGGCGGCCTGCAATACCGCGCGCAGCGTCGATTACGTCGGCGCGGGCACGGTGGAATTCATCGTCTCGGCCGACCGTCCGGACGAGTTCTTCTTCATGGAGATGAACACCCGGCTCCAGGTGGAGCATCCGGTGACCGAAATGGTGACCGGTGTGGACCTGGTCGAATGCCAGGTGCGGGTGGCGGCCGGACAGCGGATCACCTTGGCGCAGGAGGACATCCGGCTCGTCGGCCATGCCGTCGAGGCGCGCGTCTACGCCGAGGATCCGGGGCGCGGCTTCCTGCCCACCGGCGGCACCGTGGTCGATCTGGCCGAGCCGAGCGGCAAGGGCGTTCGGGTGGATTCGGGGTTGCGGGTCGGCACCGTCGTCGGCAGCGATTACGACCCGATGCTGTCGAAGGTGATCGCGCACGGTCCCGACCGCGCGGCCGCGCTGGCGGCGCTGGACCGGGCGCTGGGCGAGACCGTGGTGCTCGGTGTGACCACCAATATCGAGTTCCTGCGGCTCCTGCTCGAAGACCCCGATGTGGTGGCCGGACGCCTGGATACCGCGCTGTTGGACCGCAGGGCCGTCGACTTCACCCCGGCGCCCGTGCCCGACGAGGCGTTCGCCGCCGCCGCGGTCTATCACTGGCTGCGCCGCTGGCCTGCCGGGCCCGCCGATCCGTGGGATCAGCCGACCGGCTGGCGGGTCGGGTCGGCCGCGCCCACCTCGATCCGGCTCGAGGGCGGCAACCGCACCGAACACGTCTACCTGACCGGGGCCCCGGCGGCAGCGGAACTGCGGGTGGGCGACGACGGTTCGCCGGCCTCGGTGTCCGCCGAACTCACCGCGCCGGGTCTGCTGACGATCACCGTCGACGACCTGCGCCGCGACTACCGGCTGGCCGAACACGACGGCCGGCTGTGGGTCGCGGGACCGTTCGGCGTCTGCTCGTTGCGTGAGGTGGCCGAGGTCAACGTCCGCGCGGGCGAGGCCGATCTCGGTGACGCCGAAATCCGCAGCCCCATGCCCGGTTCGGTAATCGCGGTGCCGGTCGAACCCGGCGCCGAGGTGGCCGCGGGCGCGCCCGTCGTGGTGGTGGAAGCGATGAAGATGGAGCATTCGCTGACCGCACCGAGCGCGGGCACCGTCGAAGTGCTGGTACGGCCCGGCGATCAGGTGAGTCTGGACCAGGTGCTCGCAAGGATCCACGCCGCCGCCCCTGCCGAGCCGACCGACTCCCCCACTGCCGCACCGGCTTCTGACCGATAG
- the cobM gene encoding precorrin-4 C(11)-methyltransferase: protein MTVHFIGAGPGAADLLTVRAVELLSTSPVCLYAGTYLDPEVLAHCAPGTELIDTQRLDLDQIIAHLVSAHESGRDVARLCSGDPSIYSALTEQTRRLDAHGIPWDVTPGVPAYAAAAAILGTELTVPEVVQSVVLTRTQARSTAMPESEALAEFARTGATLVLHLAITRIRTLAAELTEFHGSDCPAAVVYRASQPEQLVLRGTLADIADQVEAAGLRQAAVILVGRALETGISCAESHLYDPGRDRSSSGSGSLGQ, encoded by the coding sequence ATGACCGTGCATTTCATCGGCGCCGGCCCCGGCGCCGCGGACCTGCTGACCGTCCGCGCGGTCGAACTGCTCAGCACCTCACCGGTCTGCCTGTACGCCGGCACCTACCTCGACCCCGAGGTGCTCGCCCATTGCGCACCCGGCACCGAACTGATCGACACCCAGCGCCTGGACCTCGACCAGATCATCGCCCACTTGGTCAGCGCGCACGAGTCCGGCCGCGACGTCGCCCGCCTCTGCTCCGGCGACCCGTCGATCTATTCGGCCCTCACCGAACAAACCCGCCGCCTCGACGCGCACGGCATCCCCTGGGACGTCACCCCCGGCGTCCCCGCCTACGCCGCCGCGGCCGCCATCCTCGGCACCGAACTCACCGTCCCCGAAGTGGTGCAATCGGTCGTCCTCACCCGCACCCAGGCCCGCTCCACCGCCATGCCCGAATCCGAGGCCCTGGCCGAATTCGCCCGTACTGGAGCAACTCTCGTCCTCCACCTCGCCATCACCCGCATCCGGACCCTGGCCGCCGAGCTGACCGAATTCCACGGATCCGACTGCCCCGCCGCGGTCGTCTACCGAGCCAGTCAACCCGAACAACTGGTTCTGCGCGGCACCCTCGCCGACATAGCCGACCAGGTCGAAGCCGCCGGCCTCCGCCAAGCCGCCGTCATCCTCGTCGGCCGAGCCCTCGAAACGGGGATTTCCTGCGCAGAATCCCATTTGTACGACCCGGGGCGGGACCGGAGTTCCAGCGGATCCGGATCGCTCGGGCAGTAG